A genomic segment from Streptomyces sp. NBC_01233 encodes:
- a CDS encoding globin domain-containing protein, which yields MLEARHRMDAPPTRSARRESARISDEGGAAEPSPDAVLIRRTLAEIAPIANKVTSYFYALVFSGHPEVRGMFPAAMDTQRDRLLKALLTAAEHIDNPDVLAPYLRRLGTGHRKYGTMAGHYPVVGEALVGALARYAADSWGPETEAAWVRAYTAISQIMIDAAAEDEVMAPAWWHAEVVSHDLRTSDIAVLTVRPDQPYAFLAGQYASLETPWWPRVWRHYSFASAPRADGLLSFHVKAVPAGWVSNALVRHARPGDVLRLGPPAGSMVVDHTTDNGMLCLGGGTGIAPIKALIEDVAEHGERRPVEVFFGARSDHDLYDKDTLLGLQRSHPWLSVRPVVGDGLAGQLPQAVGEHGPWSSYDAFISGPPAMIRSGVDELLRIGIPGERIRHDAVEELVGIAG from the coding sequence ATGCTCGAAGCGAGGCACCGCATGGACGCTCCGCCCACCAGATCGGCCAGACGCGAATCGGCCCGGATATCCGACGAGGGCGGTGCGGCCGAGCCCTCACCGGATGCCGTGCTCATCCGTCGGACCCTCGCGGAGATCGCCCCCATCGCCAACAAGGTGACCTCGTACTTCTATGCGCTGGTCTTCTCCGGGCACCCCGAAGTGCGGGGCATGTTCCCCGCCGCCATGGACACGCAGCGCGACCGGTTGCTGAAGGCCCTGCTGACCGCCGCCGAGCACATCGACAACCCGGACGTACTCGCCCCCTATCTGCGCCGGCTGGGTACGGGGCACCGCAAGTACGGCACCATGGCCGGCCATTACCCCGTGGTCGGCGAGGCCCTGGTCGGGGCGCTGGCCCGGTACGCCGCGGACAGCTGGGGGCCGGAGACGGAGGCCGCGTGGGTGCGGGCGTACACCGCGATCTCCCAGATCATGATCGACGCGGCGGCGGAGGACGAGGTGATGGCCCCGGCGTGGTGGCACGCGGAGGTGGTCTCCCACGATCTGCGCACCTCGGACATCGCTGTGCTGACGGTCCGCCCCGACCAGCCGTACGCCTTCCTGGCCGGCCAGTACGCGAGCCTGGAGACCCCGTGGTGGCCGCGGGTGTGGCGGCACTACTCCTTCGCCTCGGCGCCGCGCGCCGACGGGCTGCTGTCGTTCCACGTCAAGGCCGTCCCCGCGGGCTGGGTCTCCAACGCGCTGGTGCGCCACGCCCGCCCGGGGGACGTGCTGCGCCTCGGACCGCCGGCCGGGTCGATGGTGGTGGACCACACCACGGACAACGGGATGCTGTGCCTGGGCGGAGGCACCGGCATCGCCCCGATCAAGGCGCTGATCGAGGACGTGGCCGAGCACGGCGAGCGGCGGCCGGTGGAGGTGTTCTTCGGGGCGCGCAGCGACCATGACCTGTACGACAAGGACACGCTGCTCGGGCTGCAGCGCTCGCATCCGTGGCTGTCGGTGCGCCCGGTGGTGGGCGACGGGCTGGCCGGTCAACTCCCGCAGGCCGTGGGTGAACACGGGCCGTGGAGTTCGTACGACGCCTTCATC
- a CDS encoding HAD family hydrolase, producing the protein MTRLHLFDLDGTLMYGSAAPVEISRQLGLSAEIAALERAFGAREIGPHEFSAAAHALWAELTPAHVRAAFEGSPWLAGIRDVWQEIRERGDYCAVISLSPSFFVELLLEWGAHAAHGSVFPEVPFTRPVEAAGILTPEGKVTVADRLCEQFGVSRGDCVAYGDSVTDAVLFEVVPVSVAVNARPYLAERATHVYEGRDLRDAYQLVGVPRPGVQAS; encoded by the coding sequence ATGACCCGCCTGCACCTCTTCGACCTCGACGGCACGCTGATGTACGGCTCGGCCGCGCCGGTCGAGATCTCCCGCCAACTCGGTCTGAGCGCCGAGATCGCCGCATTGGAACGGGCCTTCGGTGCGCGTGAGATCGGGCCGCACGAGTTCTCGGCGGCCGCCCACGCGCTCTGGGCCGAGCTCACGCCCGCGCATGTCCGGGCGGCGTTCGAGGGGTCTCCCTGGCTCGCGGGGATCCGGGACGTCTGGCAGGAGATCCGGGAGCGCGGGGACTACTGCGCGGTGATCTCCCTGTCGCCGTCCTTCTTCGTGGAGCTGCTGCTGGAGTGGGGTGCGCACGCCGCGCACGGTTCGGTCTTCCCGGAGGTGCCGTTCACCCGGCCGGTGGAGGCCGCCGGGATCCTCACGCCCGAGGGCAAGGTCACGGTGGCGGACCGGCTGTGCGAGCAGTTCGGTGTGAGCCGGGGCGACTGCGTCGCGTACGGGGATTCGGTGACCGACGCGGTGCTCTTCGAGGTCGTGCCGGTATCGGTGGCGGTCAACGCGCGGCCCTATCTGGCGGAGCGTGCGACCCATGTCTATGAGGGTCGGGACCTGCGGGACGCATACCAGCTCGTAGGGGTGCCGCGCCCGGGAGTTCAGGCATCTTAG
- a CDS encoding GNAT family N-acetyltransferase, producing MIQSEAVTPPHITDLPIRTLTVDDLHRCADLSEDRGWLREDHKWGLLLAAGTGYGIDAPDGRGLAAACIVTRYGQTGAGPELAAIGMVLVADRYARQGLGRRLMTHICDDVLKGVPLTLHATPYGRPLYEELGFKTTGRAEMLKGTFRPGATPGAPGAPRVRSATAADLPRILRLDAEVFGTDRTHMITRLPAFADRLLVAEDSRADGTLTGYAAAWPNMDTHVIGPLIAKDTGTAQSLVTALAAGTDRALRTDVDVRHEELVTWLKGRGLDSVAFNAVMTRDIPDLPGDWTRRWAPLTVAAG from the coding sequence ATGATCCAGTCTGAGGCGGTGACACCACCACACATCACCGATCTGCCGATCCGGACGCTGACCGTGGACGATCTCCACCGCTGCGCCGACCTGTCCGAAGATCGCGGCTGGCTCCGCGAGGACCACAAGTGGGGTCTGCTCCTCGCTGCCGGAACGGGGTACGGCATCGATGCGCCGGACGGCCGGGGACTCGCGGCGGCGTGCATCGTCACCAGATACGGCCAGACCGGCGCCGGCCCGGAGCTCGCCGCCATCGGCATGGTCCTCGTGGCCGACCGCTACGCCCGTCAGGGCCTCGGCCGGCGCCTGATGACCCACATCTGCGACGACGTGCTCAAGGGTGTTCCCCTCACCCTGCACGCCACTCCGTACGGCCGCCCCCTCTACGAGGAGCTCGGTTTCAAGACCACGGGCCGAGCCGAGATGCTGAAGGGCACCTTCCGGCCCGGAGCCACCCCAGGCGCCCCCGGCGCCCCCCGGGTCCGGTCGGCCACCGCCGCGGACCTCCCGCGCATCCTGCGTCTGGACGCCGAAGTCTTCGGCACCGACCGCACCCACATGATCACCAGGCTGCCCGCCTTCGCCGACCGGCTGCTCGTCGCCGAGGACAGCCGCGCAGACGGCACCCTCACCGGCTACGCGGCGGCCTGGCCCAACATGGACACCCATGTCATCGGCCCGCTGATCGCCAAGGACACCGGCACCGCCCAGTCGCTGGTCACCGCACTCGCCGCGGGTACGGACCGGGCGCTGCGCACTGATGTCGACGTACGGCACGAGGAGCTCGTCACCTGGCTCAAGGGCCGCGGTCTCGACTCCGTGGCCTTCAACGCCGTCATGACCCGGGACATCCCCGACCTGCCCGGTGACTGGACCCGCCGCTGGGCTCCGCTCACCGTGGCCGCGGGCTGA
- a CDS encoding GNAT family N-acetyltransferase: MTDTPELAIRPATEADLPAIVAMLADDPLGATRESPEDLAPYRAALARLADDPNQHLVVAVRADRVVGTLQLTIVPGLSRKGATRSLIEGVRVHAGERGGGLGTRFIEWAVEKSRAENCSLVQLTSDVTRTDAHRFYERLGFTASHVGFKLQL; the protein is encoded by the coding sequence ATGACCGACACCCCCGAGTTGGCCATCCGGCCCGCGACCGAAGCCGATCTGCCGGCCATCGTCGCCATGCTGGCCGACGACCCGCTGGGCGCCACCCGTGAGTCTCCTGAGGACCTCGCCCCGTACCGCGCGGCCCTCGCCCGCCTCGCCGACGACCCGAACCAGCACCTTGTCGTCGCCGTCCGCGCGGACCGTGTCGTGGGCACCCTCCAGCTGACGATCGTCCCGGGCCTCTCCCGCAAGGGAGCGACCCGCTCCCTCATCGAGGGCGTCCGTGTCCACGCGGGCGAGCGCGGCGGCGGGCTGGGCACCCGGTTCATCGAATGGGCCGTGGAGAAGTCCCGCGCCGAGAACTGCAGCCTCGTGCAGCTGACTTCCGACGTGACCCGGACCGACGCCCACCGCTTCTACGAGCGGCTCGGATTCACCGCGTCCCACGTCGGGTTCAAGCTGCAGCTCTGA